The Papaver somniferum cultivar HN1 chromosome 3, ASM357369v1, whole genome shotgun sequence genome includes a region encoding these proteins:
- the LOC113359363 gene encoding uncharacterized protein LOC113359363, with protein MDMKDIRTQMGQLATTVNKLEAQAAGKLPSQPFNHKENANAIELRSGKQVEKPETSPVSHESDLEKEAGETAPKKADPVTNSNSKTRVPTYATPPPFPSRFAKSNKETLYQEIWEIFKKIEVNIPLIEAIRQVPRYAKFLKELFECALLDLGASINVMPVSVYESLNLGPLKNTDIVIQLVDRSNTYPKGVIEDVLVQVNQLIFPADFYVLEIMDGDSPSSTPLLLGSPFMRTARTKIDVSKGALTMEFDDEIISFNIFEAMRYPSDVHSCFSIDIIDSLAQQIFELNGDDALENTIVEGLGYGKYKDLGSELSICDELNEAVLALNSLQEVPQKYNASYVSLPITNEKLLPSIVQAPILELKPLPDHLKYKYLGDKEELPVIIAKNLTKVQEEKLVRVLREYKSAIGCTIADIIRINPSTCMHRILLEEGAKPTREAQRRLNPPMMEVVKKEILKLLDVGVIYPISDNKLVSPVQVIPKKSGITVVKNEDNDLVPTKIQTGWRVCIDY; from the exons ATGGATATGAAGGACATCCGAACACAAATGGGTCAACTAGCTACTACCGTGAACAAATTGGAAGCACAAGCAGCTGGAAAACTTCCTTCGCAACCATTCAATCATAAGGAGAATGCCAATGCTATTGAGCTACGAAGTGGGAAGCAAGTAGAGAAACCGGAAACATCACCGGTGTCCCATGAATCTGATTTGGAGAAAGAAGCGGGTGAAACAGCCCCTAAAAAGGCTGACCCGGTAACaaattctaactctaaaactcgtGTTCCTACTTATGCTACTCCTCCACCTTTTCCTAGCAGGTTTGCAAAGTCGAACAAGGAGACATTGTACCAAGAGATTTGGGAGATCTTTAAGAAGATTGAAGTGAACATTCCACTCATTGAGGCGATAAGGCAGGTTCCTCGCTATGCAAAGTTCTTgaaggaatt GTTTGAATGTGCTTTGCTAGATTTAGGAGCATCCATAAATGTTATGCCTGTTTCCGTTTATGAATCCTTGAATCTCGGTCCTCTTAAGAATACCGATATTGTTATACAACTTGTTGATAGATCTAATACTTACCCGAAAGGggttattgaagatgttttggtgcaggttaatcaactcaTATTTCCGGCGGATTTCTATGTTCTTGAGATAATGGATGGGGATTCACCATCGTCTACTCCCTTGTTGTTGGGTAGCCCATTCATGAGAACCGCTAGAACGAAGATAGATGTTTCCAAAGGCGCCTTAACTATGGAATTTGATGATGAGATCATAAGTTTCAATATCTTTGAGgctatgagatatcctagtgatgtgcatTCATGTTTTTCTATTGATATTATTGATTCTCTAGCTCAACAGATTTTTGagttgaatggtgatgatgctttagaAAACACCATAGTGGAAGGTTTAGGTTATGGAAAATACAAAGACCTTGGAAGTGAATTGTCTATTTGTGATGAACTTAATGAGGctgttttagctcttaactcattACAAGAAGTTCCACAAAAGTATAATGCGTCTTATGTTTCCTTGCCGATTACTAATGAGAAACTTTTACCGTCGATTGTGCAGGCACCTATCCTTGAGTTGAAACCTCTTCCGGATCACCTCAAATACAAATATTTAGGTGACAAGGAAGAGTTGCCGGTGATCATTGCCAAGAACCTTACCAAGGTGCAAGAGGAGAAACTTGTTCGGGTGCTAAGAGAGTACAAGTCTGCCATTGGGTGTACCATTGCCGATATCATAAGAATCAACCCTTCCACATGTATGCACCGAATACTTCTTGAGGAGGGGGCAAAACCAACAAGAGAAGCTCAACGTCGCTTGAACCCTCCGATGATGGAAGTAGTCAAGAAAGAAATCCTGAAGTTGTTGGATGTAGGAGTTATCTATCCCATATCCGATAACAAATTGGTGAGCCCGGTCCAAGTCATTCCAAAGAAGTCTGGAATCACGGTGGTGAAAAACGAAGATAATGACTTGGTTCCAACTAAAATCCAGACAGGTTGGAGAGTTTGCATTGACTACTGA